The Eriocheir sinensis breed Jianghai 21 chromosome 4, ASM2467909v1, whole genome shotgun sequence genome has a segment encoding these proteins:
- the LOC127009874 gene encoding survival of motor neuron-related-splicing factor 30-like, whose protein sequence is MAEDLGQSLHTYKVQLEQVEAALTSDPTNAELLKLKGDLLEVITLTDNLIDTQGSSSAGAGSNSEGSSKEPGAVRTWKVGDKCMAVWSEDSQWYDAVIDAITDDGLVAITFDGFGNSDVTKLSALKDRIPGEKRGLHRPGFGDSDKNKKKVVEAQRQQAKKRKQRKHDRQKQIEEAHEADKAKWLAFSTKVRFTKKLKGVTKKSIFATPDAANGRVGIGTCGIGGKPMTEYTHAEKWRKGT, encoded by the exons GTTGAAGCTGCCTTGACTTCAGACCCAACAAATGCTGAATTGCTGAAACTTAAGGGAGACCTGTTGGAAGTCATCACTCTCACAGACAACTTAATTGACACACAAG GAAGTTCCTCGGCGGGAGCAGGGTCAAACAGTGAAGGCAGCAGCAAGGAGCCCGGAGCTGTGAGAACATGGAAGGTTGGGGACAAGTGCATGGCCGTGTGGTCTGAGGACTCCCAGTG GTATGATGCAGTAATTGATGCCATAACAGATGATGGCTTGGTGGCAATCACTTTTGATGGCTTTGGGAACTCTGACGTGACAAAGTTGTCAGCGCTGAAGGATCGAATCCCTGGCGAGAAAAGGGGCCTCCACCGTCCAGGGTTTGGTGACTCTGATAAGAACAA GAAAAAGGTGGTGGAAGCACAGCGACAGCAAGCCAAGAAAAGGAAGCAGCGCAAACATGACAGGCAAAAGCAGATAGAAGAAGCTCATGAGgcagacaaggcaaagtggctgGCATTCTCAACCAAAGTTAGATTT ACAAAGAAGCTGAAAGGTGTCACAAAGAAATCTATATTCGCCACTCCTGATGCAGCTAATGGCAGAGTTGGCATTGGAACTTGTGGTATAGGAGGAAAGCCAATGACAGAGTACACTCATgctgaaaagtggaggaaaggaacataa